One region of Culex pipiens pallens isolate TS chromosome 2, TS_CPP_V2, whole genome shotgun sequence genomic DNA includes:
- the LOC120424353 gene encoding oxysterol-binding protein-related protein 11, producing the protein MESNLSRILNMNRHQLSGQLYKYTNVMKGWQYRWFTVDAQAGLLSYYLCEPANDDSNPNIVGNAPRGQVHLAGAVICPSDEDSKTFTVNCASGDMMKLRAGDARARQEWVDGLRAIVESHSNTTASLAPRDQLAAHDAFGAARQQMQQCELSNAALARAIENLTSPLSPTDPDLLMLKALSAANTHCLLQCLGLLQRHNELADARLEPTF; encoded by the exons ATGGAGTCAAACCTGAGTCGGATTCTGAACATGAATCGCCACCAGCTGAGTGGCCAACTTTACAAGTACACAAATGTTATGAAAG GATGGCAGTACCGCTGGTTCACGGTGGACGCGCAGGCCGGCCTGCTAAGCTACTATCTGTGCGAGCCCGCCAACGACGATTCCAACCCGAACATCGTGGGAAACGCACCGCGTGGTCAAGTCCATCTCGCAGGAGCCGTCATCTGCCCGAGCGACGAAGATTCCAAGACATTCACGGTGAACTGCGCATCCGGCGACATGATGAAGCTGCGCGCCGGTGACGCGCGCGCTCGCCAAGAATGGGTCGACGGTCTACGTGCCATCGTAGAGTCCCACTCGAACACGACGGCGTCCCTCGCACCACGTGACCAGCTAGCGGCGCACGACGCCTTCGGGGCAGCCCGCCAGCAGATGCAACAGTGCGAGCTAAGTAACGCTGCGTTGGCGCGGGCCATCGAAAATCTGACCTCGCCGCTGTCGCCCACCGATCCGGATCTGCTCATGTTGAAGGCCCTGTCGGCGGCCAACACGCACTGTTTGCTGCAGTGCCTGGGGCTGCTGCAGCGACACAACGAGCTGGCCGATGCCCGGCTGGAGCCGACGTTTTAG
- the LOC120425162 gene encoding 28 kDa heat- and acid-stable phosphoprotein, which produces MPRGKYVNHKGRNRNFTSPEQLEEERKNEEKKKWRKTQEASSSDDEDEEQEGSEKGSDDESSESEEEAKGASSVIEIQNPNRVQKKAFQKVEEVDEEEKPQLSRKEREQIEKQKAHAAYQKRHAEGKTAQAKADLARLAIIKQHRAEAAARREAEKKAKDDKK; this is translated from the exons ATGCCACGAG GAAAATACGTCAACCACAAGGGACGCAATCGTAACTTTACGAGCCCCGAACAGCTCGAGGAGGAGCGCAAAAACGAGGAGAAGAAAAA GTGGAGGAAAACTCAGGAAGCGTCCTCGTCCGACGACGAAGACGAGGAGCAGGAGGGAAGCGAGAAGGGCAGCGATGACGAGTCGAGCGAATCGGAGGAGGAAGCCAAGGGTGCCAGCTCGGTGATCGAGATCCAGAATCCGAACCGGGTGCAGAAGAAGGCCTTCCAGAAGGTGGAGGAGGTGGACGAGGAGGAGAAGCCGCAGCTGTCGCGCAAGGAGCGGGAACAGATCGAAAAGCAGAAGGCCCACGCCGCGTACCAGAAGCGACACGCCGAGGGCAAAACGGCACAGGCCAAGGCCGATCTGGCCCGGTTAGCGATCATCAAGCAGCACCGGGCGGAGGCGGCCGCGCGTCGTGAAGCCGAGAAGAAAG cGAAAGATGATAAGAAATGA
- the LOC120425152 gene encoding UPF0488 protein CG14286, producing MPPPKAKLHKNTGKLKSIPKPSGTPPRPAPASSSNGTSTASDAAGPSEADRQFELELYWCIQQLENSLSAPHIRDNSKKVEDTLKLINTLKSPNQPLIKKRQIMRTSFGDYRAKMAEEERTMALAAGSVGFDAPKKKAKYHFVKKAAVLSGERDFRFNFANIQLDDGGEGSGGAKREENGAPEATERVVVPGCGVIAPSDNTFRFNFSVEN from the exons ATGCCTCCACCAAAGGCGAAACTGCACAAAAACACCGGCAAGCTTAAATCGATACCGAAGCCTTCGGGAACACCCCCACGACCAGCACCGGCCTCGTCCAGCAATGGAACTTCCACGGCGAGCGACGCAGCGGGACCATCCGAAGCCGACCGGCAGTTTGAGCTGGAGCTGTACTGGTGCATACAGCAGCTGGAGAACTCGCTGAGCGCACCCCACATCCGGGACAACAGCAAGAAAG TCGAGGACACCCTCAAACTCATCAACACGCTCAAATCGCCGAACCAGCCGCTGATCAAGAAGCGTCAAATCATGCGGACCAGCTTCGGTGACTACCGGGCCAAGATGGCCGAGGAGGAGCGCACGATGGCGTTGGCCGCCGGAAGCGTGGGCTTCGACGCGCCCAAGAAGAAGGCCAAGTATCACTTTGTTAAGAAGGCCGCCGTCCTGTCGGGGGAGCGCGACTTTCGGTTCAACTTTGCCAACATCCAGCTGGACGACGGGGGAGAGGGAAGTGGCGGTGCCAAGCGTGAGGAAAATGGTGCGCCGGAGGCTACGGAACGTGTGGTGGTGCCCGGGTGTGGCGTGATAGCGCCGTCGGATAATACGTTTAGATTTAATTTTTCGGTTGAGAATTAG
- the LOC120424716 gene encoding SET domain-containing protein SmydA-8 — protein MPPNHKKKKQRKQKNQHQPHGSDEPQESVGDNGETGQKSPPEEELNNNKPYVVRHSDVWGRYLIASRNLKAGEVIIQVEPLAVGPWAESDPVCLGCHRTFEVGAKTVRCPTCNWRICSRTCTGLTTHHSRLECIPLKEHGVAKLLETCSSATQIKLAYEAILALRCLLLKHTAPDRYEKLLEMDAMNERRQQITSLWKRNQEAIVQRIRDEWKFEEFSEAEVHTVCGIIEVNAFQIGPTEVHARALYPEAFYIMHDCTPNTTHTDQPGSHELTVRPTRDLKAGEPLTLSYSYTLQGTLKRRQHLCDSKFFWCQCPRCVDPTEFGTHCSTLKCAKCPKGLVLSSNPLDQDAPWKCKNCPHTIPAQSVTQLLNGLYKELESIGGNNVELFENFLLKYEPILHKNHYLFLSAKHSLCELYGKAPNYLMHELTLDQINRKEYLCRDLLTLADNYEPGLSRLRGQLMYELQAPIMVKSRYLFETQSITLSQLKQTLKEVTRLLKQSAEILGFEPPGSADHEMAVAARNALREMGG, from the exons AAACAacgtaaacagaaaaatcaacatcaaccgCATGGTTCCGATGAGCCCCAGGAATCCGTTGGAGACAATGGCGAGACCGGACAAAAGTCACCCCCGGAGGAGGAGCTGAACAATAACAAGCCATACGTCGTTCGACATTCCGACGTTTGGGGACG ATATTTAATTGCATCGCGCAACCTTAAAGCCGGAGAGGTGATCATTCAGGTTGAACCCCTGGCAGTGGGTCCTTGGGCGGAAAGTGACCCCGTTTGCCTGGGCTGCCATAGAACCTTCGAAGTGGGTGCAAAAACAGTGCG ATGTCCGACCTGCAACTGGCGCATCTGTTCTCGCACCTGTACCGGACTGACCACCCACCACTCTCGCCTCGAATGCATTCCACTCAAAGAGCACGGCGTCGCCAAACTGCTCGAAACCTGCTCATCCGCCACGCAAATAAAACTTGCCTACGAAGCAATCCTGGCGTTGCGATGCCTTCTGCTGAAACACACTGCTCCGGATCGATACGAGAAGTTGCTGGAAATGGACGCCATGAACGAGCGCCGCCAGCAGATTACGTCCCTGTGGAAGCGTAACCAGGAAGCGATTGTTCAGCGGATTCGAGACGAGTGGAAGTTTGAGGAATTCAGCGAGGCAGAAGTCCACACCGTTTGTGGAATCATTGAAGTTAACGCATTCCAAATTGGTCCGACTGAGGTTCACGCCAGGGCGCTCTACCCGGAGGCATTCTACATCATGCACGATTGCACGCCCAATACGACCCATACCGACCAGCCGGGAAGTCACGAGCTAACGGTGAGACCCACCAGGGACCTGAAGGCGGGTGAACCTCTCACTCTGTCGTACTCGTACACCCTGCAGGGAACGCTCAAGCGAAGACAACATCTGTGCGACAGCAAGTTCTTCTGGTGCCAGTGTCCACGATGCGTGGATCCAACAGAGTTTGGAACGCACTGTAGCACACTAAAGTGCGCCAAATGTCCCAAAGGACTCGTTCTTTCGTCAAACCCACTCGACCAGGACGCCCCCTGGAAGTGCAAGAACTGTCCCCACACGATCCCGGCCCAGAGCGTCACCCAGCTTCTCAACGGTCTCTACAAAGAACTCGAATCCATCGGCGGAAACAACGTGGAGCTGTTCGAAAACTTCCTACTCAAATACGAACCCATCCTCCACAAAAACCACTACCTCTTCCTCTCCGCCAAACACTCGCTCTGTGAGCTGTACGGCAAAGCCCCGAACTACCTCATGCACGAACTGACCCTGGATCAGATCAACCGCAAAGAATACCTCTGCCGAGACCTGTTAACCCTTGCCGATAACTACGAGCCCGGCCTTAGTCGGCTCCGCGGACAGCTCATGTACGAACTGCAGGCCCCGATCATGGTCAAATCCCGGTATCTGTTTGAAACCCAGAGCATCACGCTATCCCAGCTGAAGCAAACTCTGAAGGAGGTGACGCGACTGTTGAAGCAAAGTGCGGAGATCTTGGGCTTCGAACCGCCCGGATCGGCGGATCATGAAATGGCAGTGGCCGCGAGGAATGCGTTGCGGGAGATGGGTGgttga